The following are from one region of the Alicyclobacillus fastidiosus genome:
- a CDS encoding GntR family transcriptional regulator, whose protein sequence is MGMDGAEFRFRTLSEGVESVVRRMILMGELVPGERINEVQLAEQLEVSRGPVREALRTLQSQGLVVYHAHRGHFVSELNDEDAEEVYKLRALLEVGAVKMALPRVTPEVLQQLETTVQNFESARTSGDLRELIQADLDFHHTIVKLSGNSRLFEMYKSLDTQLGAMFIAVQSKAPERIGKLREMHQELIDALKSGDEEQVADAFAQHYLSAWRALQSMSGAESR, encoded by the coding sequence ATGGGAATGGATGGGGCCGAATTTCGCTTTCGGACGTTGAGTGAGGGAGTGGAGAGCGTCGTTCGGCGGATGATCCTGATGGGAGAGTTGGTACCTGGAGAACGTATCAACGAGGTACAGTTAGCAGAGCAACTGGAAGTCAGTCGGGGGCCTGTCCGCGAGGCGTTGCGAACGCTGCAATCACAAGGGTTGGTCGTCTATCATGCACATCGAGGACACTTCGTATCCGAGTTGAACGATGAAGATGCCGAGGAAGTATACAAACTGCGTGCACTGCTCGAGGTCGGCGCCGTCAAGATGGCCTTGCCTAGGGTGACGCCAGAAGTGCTGCAGCAATTGGAAACCACCGTGCAAAACTTTGAAAGCGCTCGCACATCAGGTGATTTGCGTGAACTCATACAGGCTGATCTGGATTTTCATCATACGATCGTCAAGTTGTCCGGCAATAGCCGACTGTTTGAGATGTACAAGTCTCTAGACACACAGCTTGGGGCGATGTTTATTGCGGTGCAGAGCAAGGCGCCGGAGCGCATTGGAAAATTGAGAGAGATGCACCAGGAGCTCATCGATGCCTTGAAATCCGGTGACGAAGAACAAGTGGCTGATGCGTTTGCACAGCACTATCTATCCGCGTGGCGGGCCTTACAGTCCATGTCGGGCGCTGAGTCGAGGTAG
- a CDS encoding GntR family transcriptional regulator — protein sequence MAQKQTPKYMQLKEEVVSWVKTGRYPPGAQLPTELELAELFNVSRQTVRQALADLVREQLLSRVQGRGTFVAERSVEPITTPAFAQGPNKIIGVVTTYISDYIFPEIIRGLEYQLGALGYSLLLLNTQNNFDLERRALQRIIDTNVTGLIVEPTKSAIDNPNLDMYLTLIAQKTPMIMLHASYMELDVATVRIDDVEAVSRLTQTVIDFGHHAIGGLFKDDDIQGKLRMRGYLRTLGQNNVDIRPDFIKRYNTEDLTDVIRAYVETVQSTPVEQRPTAIVCYNDETAMKLIEALKSSGIAVPEDISVVGFDNSQYSHLCDPKLTTVDHPKFNMGITVADLIIDVIAEVHSGQPKRTRDVVMNCEVITRPSLKDLRPNRPASEVVSTEVDGESLASSHGVID from the coding sequence ATGGCCCAAAAGCAGACTCCGAAATATATGCAACTGAAAGAAGAGGTCGTCTCGTGGGTGAAAACAGGACGTTATCCCCCTGGTGCTCAATTGCCTACGGAACTGGAACTTGCCGAGTTGTTCAACGTGAGTAGGCAGACCGTGCGGCAGGCCTTGGCAGACTTGGTGCGCGAGCAGTTGTTGTCACGGGTCCAAGGTCGTGGGACCTTTGTCGCCGAGCGGAGTGTGGAACCGATTACAACCCCGGCGTTTGCACAGGGACCGAACAAGATCATCGGTGTCGTCACGACCTATATCTCGGACTATATTTTTCCGGAAATCATCCGCGGTTTAGAATACCAACTCGGCGCTCTCGGGTATTCATTGCTCCTCTTGAATACACAGAACAACTTTGATCTAGAACGTCGAGCTCTGCAGAGAATCATCGATACCAATGTGACCGGACTTATCGTGGAACCGACAAAAAGCGCGATCGACAATCCCAATTTAGACATGTATCTGACCCTCATTGCCCAAAAGACCCCGATGATCATGCTGCATGCCTCCTACATGGAACTCGATGTTGCTACCGTGCGCATCGATGATGTCGAGGCGGTCTCGCGTCTGACTCAAACCGTGATCGACTTTGGCCATCATGCCATCGGCGGGCTGTTCAAGGACGATGACATTCAAGGGAAGCTGCGCATGCGGGGATATCTGCGGACCCTCGGACAAAATAATGTAGATATCCGACCGGATTTTATTAAGCGCTATAACACCGAGGATCTGACAGACGTCATTCGCGCGTACGTCGAGACGGTTCAATCCACGCCAGTGGAACAGCGTCCCACGGCCATCGTTTGCTATAATGACGAGACGGCGATGAAGCTGATCGAAGCGCTGAAATCGAGCGGAATCGCGGTGCCTGAGGACATCTCCGTCGTCGGCTTTGACAACTCGCAGTACTCGCACCTGTGCGATCCTAAGTTGACGACCGTCGATCACCCTAAGTTCAATATGGGCATCACCGTCGCCGACCTGATCATCGACGTCATCGCCGAAGTGCACAGTGGGCAGCCAAAGAGAACTCGGGACGTGGTGATGAACTGTGAAGTCATTACACGGCCTTCGCTGAAGGATTTGCGGCCAAATCGCCCCGCATCTGAGGTCGTCTCTACAGAAGTCGACGGAGAATCCCTGGCCTCCTCCCACGGCGTAATTGATTAG
- a CDS encoding extracellular solute-binding protein, whose translation MRTLGKGMVGATCVLSMAVLVAGCGTSSTGGAGDTTQVTKSTQIDKKTGLPAYNGKATITFWSWVPNDAKRVQIFEKYYPNIKVKLEDVGAGSPEYTKLSTAIQAKSGAPDVVMLEYDMMPQFIESGGLADITQYVDPVKSKFPTWVMNQVSSNGKVYAVPEDTGPLGLYYQKSIFDQEHLSVPTTWAQFQTEAEQFHQNNPNQAFSYFATNDGQWQLGLLWAAGITPFQQTSDGNWKISLDSPQAVKVFQYWGNLIKSGAVEAVQPGTPSWEKEMDQGKFATVVGSAWYPSEDIVPWDKHASEHDWHAAFIPQWTAGQTVDGDWGGSADAVTTQSKYPEAAAIFADFINTSQYEQPHNVQPAGTGGGGLFPADKDGFSVPSFSAPDPSLGGQTANKDIFETESSRVDANWQWNPWSTYTFQELQSEVTNAVDGKESWQQALTNAQNKIVAYAKSQGYNVQG comes from the coding sequence GTGCGTACGCTAGGTAAAGGTATGGTTGGTGCTACTTGTGTGTTGAGTATGGCCGTGCTCGTCGCTGGCTGCGGTACGTCCTCGACTGGAGGAGCAGGGGATACGACCCAAGTGACCAAATCTACGCAGATCGATAAGAAGACAGGGCTTCCGGCATACAACGGCAAAGCGACGATCACGTTTTGGAGCTGGGTACCCAACGACGCGAAAAGGGTTCAGATTTTTGAGAAATATTACCCGAATATCAAAGTCAAGTTGGAGGACGTGGGCGCCGGATCGCCGGAATACACAAAACTCAGCACGGCGATTCAGGCGAAATCGGGTGCGCCAGACGTCGTGATGCTCGAATACGACATGATGCCTCAGTTTATCGAATCTGGTGGATTGGCGGACATCACTCAGTACGTGGACCCGGTGAAAAGCAAATTCCCCACATGGGTGATGAATCAGGTCTCGAGTAATGGAAAAGTCTACGCGGTTCCAGAGGATACTGGACCCCTTGGCTTGTACTACCAAAAATCGATCTTCGATCAGGAACATCTATCCGTCCCGACGACGTGGGCGCAATTTCAGACGGAGGCGGAGCAGTTCCATCAGAATAACCCGAATCAGGCATTTAGCTATTTTGCGACGAACGACGGACAGTGGCAACTCGGCCTGCTTTGGGCCGCAGGCATCACGCCCTTCCAGCAGACGTCTGACGGGAATTGGAAAATCAGTCTAGACTCACCGCAGGCGGTGAAAGTGTTTCAATACTGGGGCAATTTGATCAAATCGGGTGCAGTGGAAGCGGTCCAACCAGGCACGCCATCGTGGGAGAAAGAGATGGATCAAGGCAAGTTCGCGACGGTCGTCGGTTCGGCTTGGTATCCGAGTGAGGATATCGTGCCGTGGGACAAACACGCAAGTGAACACGATTGGCACGCCGCTTTCATCCCACAGTGGACGGCTGGACAGACCGTTGATGGAGACTGGGGCGGCTCTGCAGACGCCGTGACCACGCAATCGAAGTATCCGGAGGCTGCCGCAATTTTTGCGGACTTTATCAACACCAGTCAGTATGAACAGCCGCACAATGTGCAACCAGCAGGTACCGGCGGCGGTGGATTGTTCCCGGCTGACAAAGACGGATTCAGCGTCCCATCGTTCTCAGCTCCTGACCCTTCACTCGGGGGACAGACGGCGAACAAGGACATTTTTGAAACGGAATCCTCCAGGGTGGATGCAAATTGGCAGTGGAACCCTTGGTCGACCTACACGTTCCAAGAGTTGCAAAGTGAAGTGACCAACGCGGTGGATGGCAAAGAGAGCTGGCAACAAGCCCTGACGAACGCGCAGAACAAGATCGTGGCATACGCGAAGTCGCAAGGGTATAACGTGCAGGGTTGA
- a CDS encoding sugar ABC transporter permease, giving the protein MNSNKSAWGFLLPFLLLFVVFLIGPLIYAFYISLFVQRMGVLHFVGFQNYLIALQNTDFWVSILRVLYYGVLQGVVMIGLAIVLALLLDTPYAKAKSFFRLVYFLPYAVPGILAAILWGFLYSDKIDPLVSAIHFQPLSTGTLLYSILNITVWEWAGYNMTIYVASLTGQSQELFEAARIDGCGEWKLAFAVKLPLLKPTIVMTVLLSMIGSVQMFNEPFILGNLTAISPSYTPNIAIYNMAIGDSNEPYGATLAVLLGVISIGLSFIALLITGGIGRRRRDKAERHSVQSQQNVQVHLSQG; this is encoded by the coding sequence TTGAATTCGAACAAGTCGGCTTGGGGATTTTTGCTTCCATTTCTACTTCTGTTTGTCGTGTTCCTCATCGGACCGCTGATCTATGCGTTCTACATCAGTCTGTTCGTTCAGAGAATGGGCGTTTTACACTTTGTAGGTTTTCAAAACTACTTGATCGCGCTGCAAAATACCGACTTTTGGGTGTCGATCCTCAGGGTTTTGTATTACGGCGTCTTGCAAGGTGTGGTCATGATTGGCTTGGCCATCGTCCTAGCGCTGTTGCTCGACACGCCATATGCAAAGGCAAAGTCATTTTTCCGCCTGGTCTATTTTCTTCCCTATGCTGTACCCGGCATCCTCGCAGCCATTCTCTGGGGATTCCTATACTCGGATAAAATCGACCCGCTTGTGAGCGCAATTCATTTTCAACCCCTGTCCACCGGGACCTTGTTGTATTCCATTTTGAACATCACGGTCTGGGAATGGGCTGGCTACAACATGACTATTTATGTCGCCAGTTTAACCGGGCAGTCACAAGAGTTGTTTGAAGCCGCGCGAATTGACGGGTGCGGCGAGTGGAAGTTGGCCTTTGCCGTGAAATTGCCGCTGCTCAAGCCGACCATCGTCATGACGGTCTTACTGAGCATGATTGGGTCCGTTCAAATGTTCAACGAACCGTTCATTTTGGGCAATCTGACCGCCATATCGCCGAGTTACACGCCGAATATCGCAATTTATAACATGGCGATTGGCGATTCCAATGAACCGTACGGCGCTACGCTGGCCGTGCTGCTCGGCGTGATCTCGATTGGCCTGTCGTTCATTGCACTTCTTATTACCGGCGGGATCGGAAGGCGCCGACGCGACAAGGCAGAGCGTCATTCCGTTCAGTCACAACAAAATGTGCAGGTCCATTTGTCCCAAGGCTAA
- a CDS encoding carbohydrate ABC transporter permease — MSTRASAIRRASGRTKHVGISKLWTVVVLVIMVAAACYFLLPVIWIIVASTKDTNSLLSTGLFSLPKHNQFFHNLVTLSTFEHGQYWLWYLNSLIYAGVIGVFTCIVCSMAGFALAKFRFRGKQGVFAAVMASLMIPGTVIAIPLFILDGFLGIRDSYLGVILPMIVNPFGVYFLRIYVNDVVPDELLEAGKVDGASMWRLFWQVVFPIIRPALATLFLISFIGTWNNFFLPLVILHSSSLFPVTLGLDTWISSMNTPAALQVGWYPLIITGSLVSIIPMVIGFIFLKKYIVVGLAQGSVKM; from the coding sequence GTGAGTACAAGAGCTTCTGCGATTCGCCGCGCTTCTGGAAGAACGAAACACGTTGGCATCAGTAAACTGTGGACAGTTGTGGTGTTGGTGATCATGGTGGCTGCGGCTTGCTACTTCTTGCTGCCAGTCATTTGGATTATCGTCGCCTCGACCAAGGACACGAATTCACTCCTGTCGACAGGGCTGTTTTCACTCCCGAAGCACAATCAATTCTTTCACAACCTAGTGACCTTGAGTACCTTTGAACACGGTCAATACTGGCTGTGGTACTTGAACTCCCTGATCTACGCGGGGGTCATCGGCGTTTTCACTTGTATTGTCTGCTCGATGGCCGGCTTCGCCCTAGCGAAGTTCCGATTCCGCGGCAAACAAGGCGTTTTCGCCGCCGTGATGGCCTCCTTGATGATTCCCGGCACGGTGATCGCCATCCCGCTGTTCATACTCGATGGATTCCTAGGCATCCGCGACTCCTACTTAGGTGTCATCCTACCGATGATCGTCAATCCGTTTGGCGTGTACTTTCTGAGAATCTACGTCAACGACGTCGTTCCAGATGAGCTGTTGGAAGCTGGGAAGGTCGATGGCGCCTCGATGTGGAGGCTGTTTTGGCAGGTCGTCTTCCCGATTATTCGCCCGGCCCTAGCCACGCTATTTCTCATTAGTTTCATCGGTACCTGGAACAACTTTTTCTTGCCGCTCGTCATTCTCCACAGTTCCAGTCTGTTCCCGGTTACTCTGGGCCTGGATACGTGGATCAGCTCGATGAACACGCCGGCCGCGCTGCAGGTGGGGTGGTATCCACTGATCATCACCGGATCGTTGGTGTCGATTATCCCAATGGTCATTGGATTCATCTTCCTCAAGAAGTACATCGTCGTTGGGTTGGCGCAGGGAAGCGTGAAGATGTAG
- a CDS encoding alpha-N-arabinofuranosidase, translating to MTMKKSRMVLDSDFQIAQVDNRIYGSFIEHLGRAVYEGIYEPDHPLANEDGFRMDVVELVKELQVPIVRYPGGNFVSGYNWEDGVGPKEERKRRLELAWRTIETNQVGTNEFADWAKLVNSEVMMAVNLGTRGVDAARNLVEYCNHPSGTYWSDLRVSHGYREPHKVRTWCLGNEMDGPWQIGHKTADEYGRVALEAAKVMKWVDPSIDLVLCGSSGTQMPTFPQWEATVLDHAYDHVDYISLHRYYGNRDGDTANFLASSLDMEQFIHTVVSTCDYMKAKKRSNKTVNLSFDEWNVWFHSNEADTKIEPWSIAPPQLEDIYTMEDALVVGSMLITLLKHADRVKIACLAQLVNVIAPIMTTAGGGAWKQTIYYPYLHASRYGRGRVLNPLISSPKYDSKDFTDVPVLDSTAVFNEENQELTIFAVNRDMVDALHLECDVRSFDGYRVVEHIVLEHEDIKASNTHVQPNRVVPHNRGNAETNDGTLECVLPKLSWNVIRLRKQ from the coding sequence ATGACCATGAAAAAATCAAGAATGGTGTTGGACTCGGATTTTCAAATTGCACAAGTCGATAACCGGATTTATGGTTCGTTTATTGAACATTTGGGCCGTGCGGTCTACGAAGGCATCTACGAGCCGGATCATCCCCTTGCCAACGAAGACGGTTTTCGGATGGATGTCGTTGAATTGGTGAAGGAATTACAAGTTCCAATCGTTCGTTATCCAGGCGGAAATTTCGTGTCCGGTTACAACTGGGAGGACGGGGTTGGCCCGAAAGAGGAGCGGAAACGGCGCCTCGAGTTGGCGTGGCGGACGATTGAGACCAATCAGGTGGGGACCAACGAGTTTGCCGACTGGGCCAAATTGGTGAATTCGGAAGTTATGATGGCCGTTAACCTCGGTACGCGTGGGGTAGATGCGGCGAGGAATCTCGTCGAGTACTGCAACCATCCCTCAGGCACCTATTGGAGTGATTTGCGCGTATCGCATGGCTATCGTGAGCCGCACAAGGTAAGGACCTGGTGCCTTGGCAATGAAATGGATGGGCCTTGGCAAATCGGGCACAAGACTGCGGACGAGTACGGCCGCGTCGCACTCGAAGCTGCCAAGGTGATGAAGTGGGTTGACCCTTCCATCGACTTGGTCCTCTGTGGGAGTTCAGGCACGCAAATGCCCACTTTTCCGCAGTGGGAAGCGACCGTCTTGGACCACGCCTACGATCACGTCGACTACATTTCCCTCCACCGCTACTACGGGAATCGCGACGGAGATACGGCCAACTTCCTGGCGAGTTCGCTGGATATGGAGCAGTTCATTCACACGGTCGTGTCGACCTGTGACTACATGAAAGCGAAGAAGAGAAGTAACAAGACCGTGAACTTGTCGTTTGATGAATGGAACGTCTGGTTCCATTCCAACGAAGCAGACACCAAGATTGAACCTTGGTCGATCGCGCCTCCTCAATTGGAGGACATTTATACGATGGAAGACGCCCTCGTGGTCGGGAGTATGCTGATTACCTTACTGAAACACGCGGACCGCGTGAAGATTGCCTGCTTAGCCCAGTTGGTCAATGTCATCGCGCCCATTATGACTACCGCAGGTGGAGGAGCTTGGAAACAAACGATCTATTACCCCTATTTGCACGCTTCGCGCTATGGCCGAGGGCGGGTACTGAATCCGTTGATCTCCTCGCCGAAGTACGACTCCAAGGACTTTACCGACGTCCCTGTGCTCGATTCTACGGCGGTATTCAATGAGGAGAATCAAGAACTCACCATTTTTGCAGTCAATCGCGATATGGTGGATGCGTTGCATTTGGAATGCGACGTTCGCAGTTTCGATGGATATCGCGTCGTCGAGCACATCGTGCTGGAGCATGAAGATATCAAGGCTAGTAACACGCACGTCCAACCCAATCGCGTTGTTCCGCACAACCGCGGCAATGCAGAGACAAACGACGGCACCTTGGAATGTGTGCTTCCTAAGCTCTCCTGGAACGTCATCCGACTCCGCAAACAGTGA